The following is a genomic window from Syntrophaceae bacterium.
AGGGACAAGCTGCGCATGAGCTACCGGACCTTCCACGAAAGGGTCCACAGGCTCGCCAACGCACTCGACGGGCTCGGCCTGAAACCCGGCGGCACGGTGGGCGTCCTCGACTACGACAGCCACCGCTACCTCGAGTGCTTCTTCGCGATCCCCATGATGGGTTCGGTGCTGCACACCCTGAACTGGCGCCTTTCGCCGGACCAGATCCTCTACACGATCAACCACGCCGAGGACGATATCCTGCTCGTGCACACCGACTTCCTGCCCATCCTCGAGGCGATCCGGGACAGGCTCAGGACGGTCAGGAAGATCATCCTCCTGGCCGACGACGCTGCCGGGGCCGCTGCGAAAGGCGCCTTCGACGCCGAGTACGAAGTTTTGCTGAAGGAGAGCTCGGCTTCCTTCGACTTCCCTGATTTCGACGAGAACACGCGGGCCACAACGTTTTACACGACGGGGACGACGGGCCTGCCGAAGGGGGTCTATTTTACACACCGGCAGCTCGTCATGCACACCCTGTGCGGCTGCATCGCGCTGGGCGCCTACGACTCGGCCTGCCGGTTCCGCTCCAGCGACGTCTACATGCCCATGACGCCGATGTTCCACGTCCACGCCTGGGGGATCCCCTACATCGCCACGCTGCTGGGCGTCAAGCAGGTCTACCCGGGCCGCTACGAGCCGGAGATGCTCCTGAAGCTCATCCTGACCGAGAAGGTCACCCTCTCGCACTGCGTGCCCACGATCCTCCACATGCTCGTTTCGAGCCCCGCCGTGAAGAAGCTCGACCTCTCGCGCTGGCGTGTCGTGATCGGCGGCGCGCGGTTCCCGAAGGGGCTGGCCCAGGCTGCGATGGAACTCGGGATCGAGGTCATGTCGGGGTTCGGGATGTCCGAAACGTGTCCGATCATCAGCCTGGCGACGCTGAAACCGGGCATGCTCGGGTGGCCGAAGGAAAAGCAGGTCGACGTCCTGATCAAGACGGGGTTGCCCATCCCGCTCGTGGAGATGGAGATCGTCGACCCTGCGGGCAAGCCGCTTCCCCACGACGGAAAGACAACGGGGGAACTCGTGATGCGGGCCCCTTGGCTGACGGCGGGGTATGTCAAGGACCCGGAGCAGTCGAAGCTGCTGTGGCCTGACGGCTGGCTCCACGGCGGCGACATCGCCAACGTCGACCCCGAGGGCTACATCCAGA
Proteins encoded in this region:
- a CDS encoding fatty acid--CoA ligase translates to MSGRKFQPGESYNYPLIIKKLLVTPLLYAPDQEIVYRDKLRMSYRTFHERVHRLANALDGLGLKPGGTVGVLDYDSHRYLECFFAIPMMGSVLHTLNWRLSPDQILYTINHAEDDILLVHTDFLPILEAIRDRLRTVRKIILLADDAAGAAAKGAFDAEYEVLLKESSASFDFPDFDENTRATTFYTTGTTGLPKGVYFTHRQLVMHTLCGCIALGAYDSACRFRSSDVYMPMTPMFHVHAWGIPYIATLLGVKQVYPGRYEPEMLLKLILTEKVTLSHCVPTILHMLVSSPAVKKLDLSRWRVVIGGARFPKGLAQAAMELGIEVMSGFGMSETCPIISLATLKPGMLGWPKEKQVDVLIKTGLPIPLVEMEIVDPAGKPLPHDGKTTGELVMRAPWLTAGYVKDPEQSKLLWPDGWLHGGDIANVDPEGYIQITDRLKDVIKTGGEWISSLELENLLSQHPAVSETAAIGVPDEKWGERPMMLVVLKPDAKASPGDLKAFMQSFVETGKIPRYGLPDRYEIVAEIPKTSVGKINKVRLREMYAK